A segment of the Bdellovibrio bacteriovorus genome:
GCTGGGCATAGGTGCCAAGCTTGTCATAACAATCCGGCGCATACAAAGTCAGATGCTGAGGCAAAACCTCAACAGTGGCGATGTCCTTGGCGTCTTTTAACAGGTCCATTTCTTCACCCGTGGAAACGTGCAAAACGTGAATCTTACGTCCTGTTTTTCGGGCCAGTCTTAACAGCCGGGTGGTCGAGTTCACGGCCGTTTCCACATCACGCCAGACCGGGTGATAGTGGGGATCGGCCATATCAGAAGCAATGTGTTTACGCTCACGCAAGCGCATTTCATCTTCACTGTGGAAGATGATACGGCGGTGGCCGCGTTTCAGGATTTGCTCCAAAGTTTCATCGTCCTCGACCAAAAGATTCCCGGTCGAGCTTCCCATAAAGATTTTTACGCCCGAGCAGTGAGGCAGCAGCTCCAGTTCCGCGATATTGGCGACGTTGTCATGGGCTCCGCCAATAAAGAAGGCATAGTTGCAGTGAGCGCGGTTTTTGGCTCTTTGCAGTTTGTCTTCGAAGGCTTCTTTGGTGGTGGTGGAAGGGTTGGTGTTTGGCATCTCAAAGATGCTGGTGACGCCCCCTAAAACGGCGGCGCGGGTGCCGGTTTCAAGGTCCTCTTTGTGGGTCAGACCCGGTTCGCGGAAATGCACCTGGCTGTCTATAACCCCGGGAAGGACGTGCAGGCCGTGGGCTTTGATGACTTTCAGGGCGGGCTCATTGATGGAGTCGCGGATCTTTTCGATGCGTCCATCTGTAATGGCGATGTCGGCCTGCTGCTCGATAAGGCCACTTTCAGAGGGGTGGGGTAACAGGCAGATCCCGCCTTGGATGATCAGGTCATAGGGCTTTTGAGACATAAGTATCACCTCGAGATGGAATCACGCTAACCCGAATACCTTCAAAGGTCCAGCATTGACGGGGCCCTTGGGATGGGCGAGAATTTGAATTGTGACAATTGAAAAATTTCTGTCCTTTTGGGATCACCACAATACCTCGATCATTGAGGGCCTTCTAGGGCTCATCATCCTTCTTGCGCTGTTCTTGGCCTTCCGGGCCTTTTTCGCGAAGAAAGGTTCTTCTTCCACCACTGCAGAAAACGGTCAGGGTATCGATGCGGCTCAGTTAGAGAAAACGCTGCAAAAGATCC
Coding sequences within it:
- a CDS encoding dihydroorotase, whose product is MSQKPYDLIIQGGICLLPHPSESGLIEQQADIAITDGRIEKIRDSINEPALKVIKAHGLHVLPGVIDSQVHFREPGLTHKEDLETGTRAAVLGGVTSIFEMPNTNPSTTTKEAFEDKLQRAKNRAHCNYAFFIGGAHDNVANIAELELLPHCSGVKIFMGSSTGNLLVEDDETLEQILKRGHRRIIFHSEDEMRLRERKHIASDMADPHYHPVWRDVETAVNSTTRLLRLARKTGRKIHVLHVSTGEEMDLLKDAKDIATVEVLPQHLTLYAPDCYDKLGTYAQQNPPIREKRHMDRIWKALLDGTVDVIGSDHAPHTREEKDRPYPASPSGVPGVQTLVPIMLNHVHDGRLSLKKFTELVTENPCRVFGVKNKGRLRQGFDADITIVDLKKETTIDNSWIASRCGWTPFHGMRVTGWPTHTIVGGKLVMENDQVVLPSQGQAVDFLETRS